A single region of the Nocardioides sp. W7 genome encodes:
- a CDS encoding APC family permease — protein MSATDHVDVNGPEPDLKRVMGPKLLLLFIVGDILGAGVYAVTGRLAGQVGGIAWLPFLVAFAVATLTAFSYLELVTKYPQAAGAALYAHKAFGIHFITFLVAFTVVCSGITSASTSSGLLAENLLIGLDELLPGIPTGDTASLVVALLFMMLLAGVNLRGVGESVKFNVLLTLVEMTALAIVIGIGFYAVTGGDGDLSQVTVFESPDDKGLFMAVTIATAIAFFSMVGFEDSVNMVEETKDPLRIFPRMMLTGLGIAVVIYMLVAITVVAVIPPGDIANPQNPEAGVLLDVVRVGAPDLPIDKIFPFLTVFAVANTALINMLMASRLIYGMARQDVLPRTLGRVLPGRRSPWVAILFTTVLALALIVVVRTQSDSSVVAALSGTTSLLLLAVFTIVNGCCLVLRRDPTPERAFRAPTVVPIIGAVGCAFLLGPWARLEADMIQYKIAGGLLGLGIVLWAFTWMTNRGIRAKKTGFRDIDHLED, from the coding sequence ATGAGTGCCACCGACCACGTCGACGTCAACGGTCCCGAGCCGGACCTGAAGCGGGTGATGGGGCCCAAGCTCCTGTTGCTCTTCATCGTCGGCGACATCCTCGGCGCGGGCGTGTACGCCGTGACCGGCCGGCTGGCCGGTCAGGTGGGCGGGATCGCCTGGCTACCGTTCCTGGTGGCGTTCGCGGTCGCGACCCTGACGGCGTTCTCCTACCTGGAGCTGGTCACCAAGTACCCCCAGGCGGCGGGGGCGGCGCTCTACGCGCACAAGGCCTTCGGCATCCACTTCATCACGTTCCTGGTGGCCTTCACCGTGGTCTGCTCGGGCATCACCAGCGCCTCGACGTCCTCGGGGCTGCTGGCCGAGAACCTGCTCATCGGCCTCGACGAGCTGCTGCCGGGCATCCCGACCGGCGACACCGCCAGCCTGGTCGTGGCGCTGCTGTTCATGATGCTGCTCGCCGGGGTCAACCTGCGCGGCGTCGGGGAGAGCGTGAAGTTCAACGTCCTGCTGACCCTGGTCGAGATGACCGCGCTGGCGATCGTCATCGGGATCGGCTTCTACGCCGTCACGGGTGGCGACGGCGACCTGAGCCAGGTGACGGTCTTCGAGAGCCCCGACGACAAGGGCCTGTTCATGGCCGTCACGATCGCCACTGCGATCGCGTTCTTCTCGATGGTGGGCTTCGAGGACTCGGTGAACATGGTCGAGGAGACCAAGGACCCGCTGCGCATCTTCCCGCGGATGATGCTCACCGGGCTCGGCATCGCCGTCGTCATCTACATGCTGGTGGCGATCACCGTGGTCGCGGTCATCCCGCCCGGCGACATCGCCAACCCGCAGAACCCCGAGGCCGGCGTACTCCTCGACGTGGTGCGGGTCGGGGCGCCCGACCTGCCGATCGACAAGATCTTCCCCTTCCTGACCGTCTTCGCCGTCGCCAACACCGCCCTGATCAACATGCTGATGGCGAGCCGGCTGATCTACGGGATGGCCCGCCAGGACGTGCTGCCGCGGACCCTGGGCCGGGTTCTCCCGGGCCGGCGCTCGCCCTGGGTCGCGATCCTCTTCACCACCGTGCTCGCCCTGGCGCTGATCGTCGTGGTGCGGACCCAGTCCGACAGCTCGGTCGTGGCGGCCCTGTCGGGCACCACCTCGCTGCTGCTGCTGGCCGTCTTCACGATCGTCAACGGCTGTTGCCTGGTGCTGCGCCGCGACCCCACGCCCGAGCGCGCGTTCCGGGCGCCCACCGTCGTCCCGATCATCGGCGCCGTCGGCTGCGCCTTCCTCCTCGGCCCGTGGGCGCGCCTGGAGGCGGACATGATCCAGTACAAGATCGCCGGCGGACTGCTCGGCCTCGGGATCGTGCTGTGGGCCTTCACCTGGATGACCAACCGCGGCATCCGCGCCAAGAAGACCGGCTTCCGCGACATCGACCACCTCGAGGACTGA
- a CDS encoding 6-phosphofructokinase: protein MRVGVLTGGGDCPGLNAVIRAVVRKGVREHGFEFVGFRDGWKGPLEGLTMELGIEQCRGILPRGGTILGSSRTNPFKIDGGVERIKDNLAAHGVDALVAIGGEDTLGVATKLADLGVQVVGVPKTIDNDLSGTDFTFGFDTAVNIATEAIDRLHTTAESHHRVLVVEVMGRHAGWIALHAGIAGGASAVLIPEQPFDIEALCAHVETRFATQYAPIVVVSEGAVPVEGGDMTLSSGEVDAFGHVRLGGIGDRLASEIEQRTGKEARAVVLGHVQRGGTPTAFDRWLATRFGLQAIDAVADGDFGTMMALQGTKIVRLPLIEGTGELKLVSPEEYAEAQVFFG from the coding sequence GGGGGCGGGGACTGTCCCGGCCTGAACGCCGTCATCCGGGCGGTCGTCCGCAAGGGGGTGCGCGAGCACGGCTTCGAGTTCGTGGGCTTCCGCGACGGCTGGAAGGGGCCGCTCGAGGGGCTGACCATGGAGCTGGGGATCGAGCAGTGCCGCGGCATCCTGCCCCGCGGCGGCACCATCCTCGGCTCCTCGCGCACCAACCCGTTCAAGATCGACGGCGGCGTCGAGCGGATCAAGGACAACCTGGCCGCGCACGGCGTCGACGCACTGGTCGCGATCGGCGGCGAGGACACCCTCGGCGTGGCGACCAAGCTCGCCGACCTCGGCGTCCAGGTCGTCGGCGTGCCGAAGACCATCGACAACGACCTGTCCGGCACCGACTTCACCTTCGGCTTCGACACCGCGGTCAACATCGCGACCGAGGCCATCGACCGGTTGCACACCACCGCCGAGTCGCACCACCGGGTGCTCGTCGTCGAGGTGATGGGCCGGCACGCCGGCTGGATCGCCCTGCACGCCGGCATCGCGGGCGGCGCCAGCGCGGTGCTGATCCCCGAGCAGCCCTTCGACATCGAGGCGCTCTGCGCGCACGTCGAGACCCGGTTCGCGACCCAGTACGCCCCGATCGTCGTGGTCTCCGAGGGCGCGGTCCCCGTCGAGGGCGGCGACATGACGCTGTCCTCCGGGGAGGTCGACGCGTTCGGTCACGTCCGGCTCGGCGGCATCGGCGACCGGCTGGCCAGCGAGATCGAGCAGCGCACCGGCAAGGAGGCGCGCGCCGTCGTCCTGGGCCACGTCCAGCGCGGCGGCACCCCCACGGCCTTCGACCGCTGGCTCGCCACCCGCTTCGGCCTGCAGGCGATCGACGCGGTCGCCGACGGCGACTTCGGCACGATGATGGCGCTGCAGGGCACCAAGATCGTCCGGCTCCCGCTGATCGAGGGCACCGGCGAGCTGAAGCTGGTCAGCCCCGAGGAGTACGCCGAGGCGCAGGTCTTCTTCGGCTGA
- a CDS encoding GntG family PLP-dependent aldolase: protein MIDLRSDTLTRPTEAMRAAMARAEVGDDVYGEDPTVRALEERVAELFGHEAALFTPTGSMANVLAVRSVVQPGQEVLCESRAHIARAELGAHAAYSGITMRTWIHPRGQVDLPVLRDLFAPDMGPFFVPTAAISVENTHNFAGGAVLPLADLRDLREFATAAGAAVHLDGARIWNAHVATGTPLREYGAIADVLAVCLSKGLGAPVGSLMVGSADAIAEGRVWRKRMGGGMRQVGILAAAGLHALDHHVERLADDHEHARLLAAACGGDPDGVETNIVVVERPDAAAYVQLAREAGILVSAVGPRAVRLVTHLDVSRADAERAAGILAAL, encoded by the coding sequence ATGATCGATCTCCGCTCCGACACCCTCACCCGCCCCACCGAGGCGATGCGCGCCGCGATGGCGCGCGCCGAGGTCGGCGACGACGTGTACGGCGAGGACCCGACGGTCCGCGCGCTCGAGGAGCGGGTGGCCGAGCTGTTCGGGCACGAGGCGGCGCTGTTCACCCCGACCGGCTCGATGGCCAACGTGCTGGCCGTCCGCTCGGTCGTGCAGCCCGGCCAGGAGGTGCTCTGCGAATCGCGGGCCCACATCGCGCGGGCCGAGCTGGGGGCGCACGCGGCGTACTCCGGCATCACCATGCGCACCTGGATCCACCCGCGCGGCCAGGTCGACCTGCCGGTGCTGCGGGACCTGTTCGCTCCCGACATGGGGCCGTTCTTCGTACCGACCGCGGCGATCTCGGTCGAGAACACCCACAACTTCGCCGGGGGAGCGGTGCTCCCGCTGGCCGACCTGCGCGACCTGCGCGAGTTCGCCACCGCGGCCGGCGCGGCCGTGCACCTGGACGGCGCCCGGATCTGGAACGCCCACGTCGCCACCGGCACGCCGCTGCGGGAGTACGGCGCCATCGCCGACGTGCTGGCCGTCTGCCTCTCCAAGGGGCTCGGCGCGCCGGTCGGCTCGCTGATGGTCGGCTCCGCCGACGCGATCGCCGAGGGCCGGGTCTGGCGCAAGCGGATGGGCGGCGGCATGCGCCAGGTCGGCATCCTGGCGGCGGCCGGCCTGCACGCCCTCGACCACCACGTCGAGCGGCTCGCCGACGACCACGAGCACGCCCGGCTGCTCGCCGCGGCCTGCGGCGGTGACCCGGACGGGGTCGAGACCAACATCGTCGTGGTCGAGCGGCCGGACGCGGCGGCGTACGTCCAACTGGCCCGGGAGGCCGGCATCCTGGTCTCCGCGGTCGGGCCGCGGGCCGTGCGGCTGGTCACCCACCTCGACGTCTCGCGCGCCGACGCCGAGCGGGCCGCAGGGATCCTCGCCGCGCTGTAG
- a CDS encoding MFS transporter — MSADRLRWAGLAVLCTSLLVVVMDMTILSLAMPAISADLRPGAVELLWMVDVYALVLAGLLVTASALGDRWGRRRMLVAGFATFGLASMAVLVVDSPAGVIAVRALLGVGGAMIMPSTLSMVRTMFTDPRERATALGCWGATAAVGTALGPIIGGALLEAFSWHSAFLVNVPVMAVAIVAALLLLPESRSERPGTLDPVATVLSVLGMVALVYAVKHTGEHGPTGEGALAAVVAVVGLVLFVRRCLAQPNPVLEVRLFRERSFSAGVITALCTSIASIAALLLLSQWLQLVRGWSPLESGFALLPMAVAGVLCSLLAPGLADRIGARPVLAGGLAVGGIGFLLVFLLPEPLSYAGVAASLVLVGAGSGSLAVASAAIMSGAPADKAGSAAAIEESSYEIGGVLGVAVLGSLAGAIYRADLPVSDLTAAGLDAASGDVARDSLGGALEIAELAGPGGSALATQATEAFTHSLTGAGLAGGLVMLAAAALVWWIAPRDLDVSAGH, encoded by the coding sequence ATGAGCGCGGATCGGCTGCGCTGGGCCGGCCTCGCCGTGCTCTGCACGAGCCTGCTGGTCGTCGTCATGGACATGACGATCCTCAGCCTGGCCATGCCGGCCATCTCCGCGGACCTGCGCCCCGGCGCCGTGGAGCTGCTGTGGATGGTCGACGTCTACGCGCTGGTCCTCGCCGGCCTGCTGGTGACCGCCAGCGCGCTCGGCGACCGCTGGGGCCGACGACGGATGCTGGTCGCGGGGTTCGCGACCTTCGGCCTCGCGTCGATGGCCGTGCTGGTCGTCGACAGCCCGGCCGGCGTGATCGCCGTCCGCGCACTGCTCGGCGTCGGCGGCGCCATGATCATGCCGTCGACCCTGTCGATGGTGCGCACGATGTTCACCGACCCGCGCGAGCGGGCGACGGCGCTGGGCTGCTGGGGCGCCACCGCCGCGGTCGGCACGGCGCTCGGCCCGATCATCGGCGGCGCACTCCTCGAGGCGTTCAGCTGGCACTCGGCCTTCCTGGTCAACGTGCCGGTGATGGCGGTGGCGATCGTCGCCGCCCTGCTGCTGCTCCCCGAGAGCAGGTCCGAGCGGCCCGGGACCCTCGACCCGGTCGCCACCGTGCTCTCGGTGCTGGGCATGGTCGCGCTCGTCTACGCCGTCAAGCACACCGGCGAGCACGGACCCACCGGCGAGGGGGCGCTCGCCGCCGTCGTCGCCGTCGTCGGCCTGGTCCTCTTCGTGCGTCGCTGCCTGGCCCAGCCCAACCCGGTCCTGGAGGTCCGCCTGTTCCGCGAGCGCTCCTTCAGCGCGGGCGTCATCACGGCGCTCTGCACCAGCATCGCCTCGATCGCCGCGCTCCTGCTGCTCAGCCAGTGGCTGCAGCTGGTGCGCGGCTGGTCCCCCCTGGAGTCCGGCTTCGCGCTGCTCCCGATGGCGGTGGCCGGGGTGCTCTGCTCGCTGCTCGCGCCCGGGTTGGCCGACCGCATCGGGGCCCGCCCGGTGCTCGCCGGCGGGCTGGCCGTGGGCGGCATCGGCTTCCTCCTGGTCTTCCTGCTCCCGGAGCCACTGTCGTACGCCGGCGTCGCCGCCTCCCTGGTGCTGGTCGGCGCGGGCAGCGGCTCGCTCGCAGTCGCCTCGGCCGCGATCATGTCGGGAGCGCCGGCTGACAAGGCCGGCAGCGCCGCCGCGATCGAGGAGTCCAGCTACGAGATCGGCGGGGTGCTGGGCGTGGCCGTGCTCGGGAGCCTGGCCGGTGCGATCTACCGGGCCGACTTGCCCGTCTCCGACCTCACGGCCGCCGGCCTCGACGCCGCCTCCGGTGACGTCGCCCGCGACTCGCTCGGCGGAGCGCTCGAGATCGCCGAGCTCGCAGGTCCGGGCGGCAGCGCCCTGGCGACCCAGGCCACCGAGGCGTTCACCCACTCGCTGACCGGCGCCGGGCTCGCGGGCGGGCTGGTGATGCTCGCCGCAGCCGCCCTCGTGTGGTGGATCGCTCCGCGGGACCTGGACGTCTCCGCCGGGCACTGA
- a CDS encoding 3-deoxy-7-phosphoheptulonate synthase class II → MSTIPDLASLHALGPAQQPTYPDRGAVDAAVDRLRTMPPLVFAGECDELKTKIGAVARGEAFLLQGGDCAETFAGVTADNVRNKLRVLLQMAVVLTYAASVPVVKVGRLAGQYAKPRSSDLETRGGITLPAYRGDAVNGFEFTEAARIPDPQRLVDVYNASAATLNLVRAFVTGGYADLRQVHTWNTDFVKESSVGQQYEQLANEIERALTFMKAIGADPDEFHRVDFHSSHEALVLEYEHAMTRIDSRTQLPYDVSGHFVWIGERTRQLDNAHVELLSHIQNPIGVKLGPTTSPDDALALAAKLNPANEAGRLTFITRFGAGKIRDGLPALVEKVTAEGLQVAWICDPMHGNTFEASSGYKTRRFGDVIDEVQGFFDVHRSLGTWPGGLHVELTGDDVTECVGGGEELAEIDLGNRYESVCDPRLNRVQSLELAFLVADMLRQSKP, encoded by the coding sequence GTGAGCACCATCCCCGACCTCGCGAGCCTGCACGCCCTCGGCCCGGCCCAGCAGCCGACCTACCCCGACCGCGGCGCGGTCGATGCCGCCGTCGACCGGCTGCGCACCATGCCGCCGCTGGTCTTCGCGGGCGAGTGCGACGAGCTGAAGACCAAGATCGGCGCCGTCGCCCGCGGCGAGGCGTTCCTGCTCCAGGGCGGCGACTGCGCCGAGACGTTCGCCGGCGTGACCGCCGACAACGTGCGCAACAAGCTCCGGGTGCTGCTGCAGATGGCGGTGGTGCTGACGTACGCCGCCTCGGTGCCGGTCGTGAAGGTCGGCCGGCTGGCCGGCCAGTACGCCAAGCCACGCTCGAGCGACCTGGAGACGCGGGGTGGCATCACGCTGCCGGCGTACCGCGGTGACGCCGTCAACGGCTTCGAGTTCACCGAGGCCGCGCGGATCCCCGACCCGCAGCGCCTCGTCGACGTCTACAACGCCTCGGCCGCGACCCTGAACCTGGTGCGCGCCTTCGTCACGGGCGGGTACGCCGATCTGCGCCAGGTGCACACCTGGAACACCGACTTCGTCAAGGAGTCGTCCGTCGGGCAGCAGTACGAGCAGCTGGCCAACGAGATCGAGCGCGCGCTGACCTTCATGAAGGCCATCGGCGCCGACCCCGACGAATTCCACCGGGTCGACTTCCACTCCAGCCACGAGGCGCTGGTGCTGGAGTACGAGCACGCCATGACCCGCATCGACTCGCGCACCCAGCTGCCGTACGACGTCTCCGGGCACTTCGTGTGGATCGGCGAGCGCACCCGCCAGCTCGACAACGCCCACGTCGAGCTGCTGAGCCACATCCAGAACCCGATCGGCGTCAAGCTCGGCCCGACCACCTCCCCGGACGACGCCCTGGCCCTCGCCGCCAAGCTGAACCCGGCCAACGAGGCCGGCCGGCTGACCTTCATCACCCGCTTCGGCGCCGGCAAGATCCGCGACGGGCTGCCGGCCCTGGTCGAGAAGGTCACCGCCGAGGGCCTCCAGGTCGCCTGGATCTGCGACCCGATGCACGGCAACACCTTCGAGGCGAGCTCGGGCTACAAGACCCGCCGCTTCGGCGACGTGATCGACGAGGTGCAGGGCTTCTTCGACGTGCACCGCTCGCTCGGCACCTGGCCCGGCGGCCTGCACGTCGAGCTCACCGGTGACGACGTCACCGAGTGCGTCGGCGGCGGCGAGGAGCTGGCCGAGATCGACCTCGGCAACCGCTACGAGTCGGTCTGCGACCCGCGCCTGAACCGCGTGCAGTCGCTCGAGCTGGCGTTCCTGGTCGCGGACATGCTGCGGCAGAGCAAGCCCTGA
- a CDS encoding YciI family protein, with protein sequence MKYMLIMRATSDEAFAAFADVDMNQMLETMGRFNEELINAGVLVAAEGLDDASGGVVVDYSSQPPIVTDGPYGETKELFGGFYLLEVASKEEAVEWAKRMPAAGPGFQTEIRRVPSIDEFPQDNPWIQKERAWRESTGQL encoded by the coding sequence ATGAAGTACATGCTGATCATGCGGGCCACCTCCGACGAGGCGTTCGCCGCCTTCGCCGACGTCGACATGAACCAGATGCTGGAGACGATGGGCCGTTTCAACGAGGAGCTGATCAACGCCGGTGTGCTGGTCGCCGCCGAGGGGCTCGACGACGCATCCGGCGGTGTGGTCGTCGACTACTCGTCGCAGCCCCCGATCGTCACGGACGGCCCGTACGGCGAGACCAAGGAGCTGTTCGGCGGCTTCTACCTCCTCGAGGTCGCCTCCAAGGAGGAGGCGGTCGAGTGGGCCAAGCGGATGCCCGCCGCGGGGCCCGGCTTCCAGACCGAGATCCGGCGGGTGCCGAGCATCGACGAGTTCCCGCAGGACAACCCGTGGATCCAGAAGGAGCGGGCCTGGCGCGAGTCGACGGGCCAGCTCTGA
- a CDS encoding helix-turn-helix domain-containing protein, whose protein sequence is MPTRDELLDGALRHLNADPAASMAEVAEATGVGRATLHRHFTGRADLVHAIGERCLDRWEQTQAGAGLAEATASGDASAITACVDTMVRSLARDAEDFAFALTEHSLQDFPDLVERTRSLVAVEVAMFSAAQRAGVLRPDVPPAWLSHVVYGVMVAVREALRAGEIGSRAAGDLAVRTFLSGASA, encoded by the coding sequence GTGCCGACCCGCGACGAGCTGCTCGACGGCGCGCTGCGCCACCTCAACGCCGATCCCGCCGCTTCGATGGCGGAGGTGGCCGAGGCGACCGGGGTGGGCCGCGCGACGCTCCACCGGCACTTCACCGGACGCGCCGACCTCGTGCACGCCATCGGGGAGCGCTGCCTGGACCGCTGGGAGCAGACCCAGGCCGGCGCCGGGCTGGCGGAGGCGACCGCCTCCGGCGACGCCTCGGCGATCACGGCCTGCGTGGACACGATGGTGCGCTCGCTGGCGCGCGACGCCGAGGACTTCGCCTTCGCGCTGACCGAGCACTCGCTGCAGGACTTCCCCGACCTCGTCGAGCGCACCCGGTCGCTGGTCGCGGTCGAGGTGGCGATGTTCTCGGCCGCCCAGCGTGCCGGCGTGCTGCGTCCCGACGTACCCCCTGCGTGGTTGAGCCACGTCGTGTACGGCGTGATGGTCGCCGTCCGCGAGGCGCTGCGCGCGGGTGAGATCGGCTCCCGGGCTGCCGGCGACCTCGCGGTCCGCACCTTCCTGTCCGGGGCGTCCGCATGA
- a CDS encoding RNA polymerase sigma factor translates to MTESEREAFTRCWQQNVDRLHAYAVRHVGRDDAPEIVSEAFLQAWRRWSDVPDPALPWLIGTARRLAANQRRGHRRRDALTDRVALVEGAAATAEAAEVVATQRQAAVGALAALAPADREALLLLAWDGLSVEQAATVLGIRAGTLRVRLHRARARLAAAHDTQTRTDGYPETKTGTDSDTDTEEIPCPSS, encoded by the coding sequence ATGACGGAGTCCGAGCGCGAGGCGTTCACCCGGTGCTGGCAGCAGAACGTCGACCGGCTGCACGCGTACGCCGTACGCCACGTCGGCCGCGACGACGCCCCCGAGATCGTCTCGGAGGCGTTCCTGCAGGCCTGGCGGCGCTGGTCCGACGTACCCGACCCGGCCCTGCCGTGGCTGATCGGCACGGCCCGCCGGCTGGCCGCCAACCAGCGGCGCGGGCACCGGCGCCGCGACGCGCTGACCGACCGCGTGGCGCTCGTGGAGGGGGCGGCCGCGACCGCCGAAGCCGCCGAGGTGGTCGCCACCCAGCGGCAGGCCGCGGTCGGTGCGCTCGCCGCGCTCGCCCCCGCCGACCGCGAGGCGCTGCTGCTCCTCGCCTGGGACGGGCTGAGCGTCGAGCAGGCGGCGACGGTCCTCGGCATCCGGGCCGGCACCCTGCGCGTCCGCCTGCACCGGGCCCGCGCCCGGCTGGCCGCCGCCCACGACACCCAGACCCGCACCGACGGCTATCCCGAGACCAAGACCGGCACCGACAGCGACACCGACACCGAGGAGATCCCGTGCCCCAGCAGCTGA